AAGGGTGCTGGGAAGGGGTGGTCCCCACTCCCTGATTTGAACAGGGGGCCTGCTGATTTCAGCGGCTGTATCGGAGTTTCCGAAAACACTTCTACAGTCAGCCGCTCTGGCCAGTCTGAGCTAAGTGGGGACAAATGTGCAATATAGATTGCGTATTTAAATCTATTGTACAACCAAAGTGTCATCCGAAATAGGATACGCCATTTGGGTTGGGGCCGGCATCGCTTTTCCCATCGGTATTTTTTGCATCTCCATCGCTGCTTCTCAGTTCGGAGACGTCGATCGGCGTGCCGATGATTTTGGATAGCGATTCCACGACGGATGCCGCGCTTCTGTAGTCTGAAGGCGCCCCTAAAGTCTCTCCCATCAGGCAGATCGAATCGATCCCATAGGCGATACCGAAATTGGCAAACAGCGCTGCGGCTCCCGCGATTCTCTCTTCCCGATCCAAGCTGAATGTTATACCGAAGCTTCCATACTTCTCTGCGAGTTCCGCTCTGGATGCCGCCCCGATGACGCGGGGTTCGCGGGAGAGCTCATCGACGCCATATCCGCAAAGCGTTATAATGAGGGACGGGCCGTATTCCAACGCGATTCTGAACTCGCATTCGGACAGATCGAAAATTCCTTGAGGCGTGGTCCCCTGAGAATCGCCTAGGAGCAACAGAACGTCTTCCGCGGCAGTATGAGCATGCCATAGCTCATGGCAGACGGGCTCTATGATGCTGCCGACAATCTTGGCTTCGGCCGGAAGATCGGGAGAGAATATGCGGGCAAAACGTTTCGCTTCCAGTTTCTCGGCTATAAAATCGGCGGCTATCCTGCCGACTTCGCCTATTCCTGGGAGCCCTGCGATCAGAATCGGATCTTTGATGTTTGGTTTCGAATCATACGCCACGAAGTTTGCCATTCATACCGTACTCTTCGATTATGGCTTTCCTGCGGTATTCTCCCATGCGATCCTCCGGAGAATACCTCGGAGGCACGGGGCATGATGCAGGGGAGCCGCAGATGGGGCAGGATTCGCGGAGGGTGTACCTGCCGCAACCGGAGCATCTGCGGATTTCCGACCGCATCTCACTTGCTCTCGCGCTTCAGAACGGCCGTTCCGCCGTTGGAAGTGAGGCACTTTATGGCGCTTTCGGAGACTTTCCTCATGGCCTCCTCAGCTTCCTTGTATTCGTTTGCGGTGACGACGATCCTGTACTTGGGGCATCCGACGCAGGTAATCTCGGCATCAGCGTCATCTGCTGCCTCAAGCCCGGCCAGGAGGGCGTTCTTGACGAGCTCCATACCATTGGGGGCGGGGGAGGACATCTCCAAAATGCCGTCGATCTGGACCTTCGGGGGCGCGACATTCTCGGTTGCGACCTCCATGAATGTGTCTGTCCAATCCCCGGTGAATTCCTCCAGGAATTCCTCGGGATAAGCGACGGCGGACTCGAAGGCGCCGTAAAGCGTCTCGTACTCCTCCAGAAGAACGTTTCCGAAGATGTCGTAAGCTTCGTCGACGGAGATCGACATCCTTTCGGCGACGATCTCGACGAGCTTCTCCGCTTTCTTCTCGTTCTTCCATTGCTGGATTTTCTCCCTTTTCTGGTGTTCGTTCACGGATTTTAAGGAAAGGTCGATGTGACCTTTGGTTGAATCGACGCCCAGAACCTTGCAGACGGTTTTCTGACCTTCTCTGATGAAGTCTTTGATGTATTTGACCCAGCCCGGGGCCACATCCCTGACATGGATGAATCCCTCTTTGTCGTCGTACTCGTCGAGGGTAACGAAAGCGCCGAAATTCTTCACGCTTTTCACGGTGCAGACGACGAGCTCGCCGTTCTCGGGAAAGCCCCTGACTCTGGACATCAGCCGACTACCTCAAGCACTTCGCCCTTGATCTCGCCGACGCCGCCTTTGGGGACGACAAGAACGGAGCCGCAGACCTTGCAGGTGACCTTGGTCGAGGCCTTTCTGAAGGTGATCTGCTCATTTGCGCAGTCGGGGCATTTGATTCTGATGAAATCTCCAGTCATGCGAATCACTCCGTAAGCTCGAATTTCTTTGCGCGGATGCAGGGGGAGATGTTGGCCTTCTTGCAGGTGGTGCATCTGTACCTGAGGTTGATCCTCTTGGTGGGCTTCTCCCTTCCTTCCGGCTTGGGCCTGGGGAAACCTCCGTAACCTGCGGTCACTCTTCTGAATCTCCTCTGACCCCATTTGAGTTCGCTGGCCTTCTTCTTCTTGACCCTCTCGACCTCCTGGGTCGTGTGGGCCTTGCAGTAAGGGCAGTATCTTTTGATATTTCTGGGCATCTTCATTGATATTCACCTCTGCGAAATGAATCGGAAGGTGCTAATACTGAGGTGATATAAAAAAGGCGCTGTCAGCCCTTTTTATATATTTTTATTAACTAGAAGGGAAAAAAGGTGGTGGCCCATCAGAGCAGCCTTATTTCGTTTCCGCGCCTTCTTATCGCCTCTTCGGACAGAGCCGTTATATTGAATGAGCCGTCGCATACCAGGACCTCATAGGCCGTGTTCAGGAAAAGGCCGTTCTCGACCACCCCCGGTATGTTGTTGATCTTCGATTCCGTGCGGAAGGCCATGTCTATGCCGGGGAATTTGCAGTCGTAGATGTAATTCCCGCTGTCTGTGGCGAACGGTATGCCTTCTTCGGCCATCCTCAGAACGGGGACGCAGCCCAGCTGTTTTAGGGCTTTGGCGGTATGCATGTGGCCGAAAGGCACCACTTCCACCGGAAGAGGCACCAACGTCCCGAGTTTGTCCACTACTTTGCTCTCGCCCGCGACTATTATCTCTTTGGCGGTGGCGGCTGCGACTATCTTCTCTCTCAGAAGCGCTCCGCCCAATCCCTTTATGAGCTGCATGTCGTGGTCGATCTCGTCGGCGCCATCTATGGTTATGTCCAAAGATCCAACTTCGTCGAGCTCGCAGACATTTATCCCGCAGGATTTAGCCAGCCTTTCGCTTTGGACCGATGTCGCAACGCAGGTCAGGTCCATGCCTTCGTCCACAAGCTCTGCGATCTTCAGTATCGCGAAGTTGGCGGTGGTCCCGGTTCCCAGCCCTACAGCCATCCCGTCCCTAACGAATCTTTCTACGGCCGCTTCCGCGACGACTTTTTTCACGTCCGCGGAGTTCCGTTTGTTTTCCAGTGGCTGGTCCATGGTTTATCTAGGAAACATTAGCGCTAACTTTTTTTTATAGTTGGCGAATGGATGCACCAAAACTATTAGTGGAACGGCAATGATTTTCTATCATGAGATTGGCATCTCTGTATTCCGGAGGCAAAGATTCCACTTTTTCGATGTACCTGGCAGAGCAGATGGGGCACGAGGTCCCGTGTCTCGTCAGCGTGATGCCGAAGGGGGACGATTCCTGGATATTCCACGTTCCAAATCTGAAGCTCATCCCTCTTATGGCCGAGGCTATGGGAAAGATGATGGTCACGGCCTCGAGCGACGGCACGGAAGAAGGGGATATGGAAGGCCTCCGCAGAGCCTTGGATGGCTTGGATGTGGATGGGGTCGTAACCGGAGCGGTTTGGTCGGATTATCAGTGGGACAGGATCAATCTGATATGCGGGGAACTGGGCCTGAAAGTTTTCTCGCCGCTTTGGAGGAAAAATCAGGATCTTGTTATGGACGAGTTTCTGGCTTCCGGGATACGCGCCATCATCGTCGGATGTTATGCGGAGGGCCTGGGAGAGGAGTGGCTAGGCCGCGAGATAGATGCGGAAGCAGTCTCCGAGCTCAAAAAAATCCGCGAGAGGACCGGGATAAGCATATTGGGCGAGGGAGGGGAATATGAATCGATGGCTGTCGACTCCCCCATGCATTCCCTGGCGCTCTCGATAGATTCGGCGGAAAAGGTTTGGTCCAGCAAAGGCGGCACTTTAAAGGTAAGAGAAGCCTCGCTGGCGCCCAGATAAGGCTTTCGGCTTGAACCGCCGCAATCTGAGCGTGTTGGTGACCACGGATATCGACGACAAAGACATCGCCGCGGCCGAAAGCATCGGCATCTGGTCGGTCAGCCCGTCGTATCCGAACAGAACCGGAAGGCCCGCCGCTATGGGTATGCATACGGCGTTGTATCCGAACGCGAATATCAGATTCTCTTTCACCGTCTTCATGACGGCTTTTCCCGTCTCCAAAGCCGCCGGGACGCTGCGGAGGTCGCTGTTCATCAGCACGATGTCGCCCGATTCCATGGCTACGTCGGTTCCCGCGCCGACGGCTATCCCCACGTCCGCTTGGGACAGGGCAGGAGCGTCGTTTATCCCGTCTCCGACCATCGCAACGCGTTTCTGAGCTATCTGGAGGTCTTTCACCAGCTTCAGCTTGTCACCAGGCTTCATTCCATGGCGCACCTCATCGATTCCCAGCTCCGAGGATATGGCCTCTGCCGCGGATACGCCGTCTCCCGTTGCCATTATGACGTTCACGCCGTCTTCTTTCAGGGAGCGTATGGCGTCAGGGCTCTCCGGCCTTATGGGATCCGATATCAGCGCGGATCCGAGGAACTTTCCGTCAGCGGCCGCCATCACGCAGGTCATCCCGGCGCGTTCTTGGTGGCCTCCGGGGATTTCGATGCCTCTTTCCTCCATAAGGGAGCGGTTGCCTATGAGGACGTTCTTGCCGTCGCAAACGCATTCGATTCCCGACCCGGAGAGGCTTTTGAAGCCCTCGTGAGGCGGCAATTCGACTCCTTTGTCTTTCGCGAAGGCGCATATGGCTTTTCCCAGCGGGTGCTCCGAATCGGATTCCGCGGCCGCGATCAGACCCACGAACTTGTTTTCGTCGCCTTCAGCTCTGATCTCGCTTATGGCGGGGGTCCCCAAGGTGCAGGTCCCCGTTTTATCCAGGACAATAGTGTCTACCTTCGAAGAGGACTCGACTGCCGTAGCCGTTTTGAACAGGATCCCATGTTCCGACCCTTTCCACGTCCCGACGACCATTGCCAGCGGCGTGGCGAGTCCGAGCGCACACGGGCAGGATATCACCAGCACGGAAATGGCCACGGTGAGCGAGAATTGGGCGCCTTTTCCGGCGAGCATCCATGCCGCGAAAGCCGCTATGGCTATGCAGATCACAGTGGGGACGAAAACCGCGGCCACCCTGTCGGCCAAGTTGGCCACCGGAGCCTTGGTGCTTCTGGCCATCTCGATCATGCGGGCGATCTGGAATATCGCGGTGTCCTCGCCGGTTTTTTCTGCTTTTACTTGGAGGCTTCCGCCGCCGTTGACGGTCGCGCCGTAGACGAAATCGCCCGGGCCTTTGTCAACGGGCATGCTCTCTCCGGTGAGCATGGATTCGTTCGCCGATGATGTCCCGGATATGACAGTCCCGTCAGTTGGTATGCGCTCTCCCGGACGAACCAGCATTATGTCCCCGGGGACGAGCTCGGACGTTTTTATGTTGAATTCTTTCCCATCTCTGATTACGCAGGCGGTATCCGGCGCCGTGGAAAGCAGGCTTCTGACGGAATCCTCGGTCTGGTATCTGGAGCGGGCTTCGACGTATTTTCCGATGCTGACCAGCGCTATGATCATCGACGCGGAGTCGAAGCAGACGCTGTGCATAGCGTGCATGTTGCCTGTGCTGACCAGATATGTGTTGTAGGAGGCCAGAATCACCGACGCCGCGCATCCTAGGGCTATCAGCGAATCCATCGTTGGATGGGCCGACAGCAGCGCCGGGAAACCTTTCCTGAAGAATCTCCTGCCCGCGATGAGCGTCGGGACGCACAGGGCGCCCTGCAGGATGCAATAGGGGAGCGGATCCAAGAAGGGTTCGAACAGCCCCAGCATAGGCCCCATGGCTATTATGCTCAGAGGGATAGCGAAAACAATCGCTATGACGAGGTCGCGGAACTGTTTCCTGAGGGCTTCCTTCCCTTCTTTGGCGGCTTCGTCGCGGTCGTCGCTAACCACGGCGTACCCAGCCGCTTCCACGGCCTTCGCTATGGCGGCTTCCGTCTGCGGAGAGCCGTCATATTCGACGTTGGCGGTGCAGCTGCCTATGTTGGCTTCCGCGGATTGGACTCCCGGAACCGATTTGATGGCGCTTTCCACTCTCCCCACGCACGCGGCGCAGGTCATGCCGCCAATGCGGAATACGCGTTTGCTCATGAGAATAGGCCCTTTTTGACGGAAGCCCTGAATCCCGCGTCCACGACGGCGCCTATCAGCTTCTCGTCAGGGACGCCGCTGTGCATCACGGTTGCGGTGCCTTTTTTCAGGTCCACAGCGGCAGATTCGACGCCTTCCGTGGATTCCAAGGCTTTCGTCACGTTGGAGACGCAGCCTTCGCACATCATTCCTTCGATCTTAAGCGTAGTTTTTGCCATGGTCTTTGCTATTGAGGCAGGGGATTTATTAAGATTTCATAGGTTCTTTCGAAAATCCTGACGCATCGATTATGGCGTCGGCTATGCCGTCCGGATCCCTCCAGATCAACGGCGTCCATACGCGCATCACGTTCCATCCTCTGGAATTCAGGTATCTGCGCCTCAGGCAATCCCTGGATCTGGGGTCCGGATCCGATGCATAAAGCGTGCGATCGAGCTCGACTCCGAGGATGCGGTTTCCGTCTTCTCTGATTGCCAGCCCGATCCTGTGGCTGCCTATCCCCACGTTCCTCTCGACGTCCAAGCCGGCCGCTTTGAGCCTGCTTTCCAATATGTCGAGGGCAGGCTCGATCGCTTCGGATTCCGATTCGTCGGCGCACGCGAACGAATCCAGGATGCGCTCGGCTTCTTCTCTGTTTCCGGAGCTAACGGCATCCGCGTATCTTACGTATCTTTTGAAGATCTCCGGACCTCCCAAAGTCCCGTCGGAACGGATGTCGCCGGGGTCGAAGGATCTTATGAGGATAAGCTTCTCTTTGGCGCGGGTTATGGCGACATTGAGGCGGTTCTCCCCGCCTTTGGCGCTGAGCCATCCGAATCTCTGAAGGAATCTCCCCTCGCGGTTCCTGCCGTAGCCGCACGAGAATATGATGACGTCCCTTTCGTCTCCCTGAACGCTCTCGACGTTCTTCACGAACAGCCCCACG
This portion of the Candidatus Methanomethylophilaceae archaeon genome encodes:
- a CDS encoding PAC2 family protein, translated to MANFVAYDSKPNIKDPILIAGLPGIGEVGRIAADFIAEKLEAKRFARIFSPDLPAEAKIVGSIIEPVCHELWHAHTAAEDVLLLLGDSQGTTPQGIFDLSECEFRIALEYGPSLIITLCGYGVDELSREPRVIGAASRAELAEKYGSFGITFSLDREERIAGAAALFANFGIAYGIDSICLMGETLGAPSDYRSAASVVESLSKIIGTPIDVSELRSSDGDAKNTDGKSDAGPNPNGVSYFG
- a CDS encoding RNA-protein complex protein Nop10, producing the protein MRSEIRRCSGCGRYTLRESCPICGSPASCPVPPRYSPEDRMGEYRRKAIIEEYGMNGKLRGV
- a CDS encoding translation initiation factor IF-2 subunit alpha; protein product: MSRVRGFPENGELVVCTVKSVKNFGAFVTLDEYDDKEGFIHVRDVAPGWVKYIKDFIREGQKTVCKVLGVDSTKGHIDLSLKSVNEHQKREKIQQWKNEKKAEKLVEIVAERMSISVDEAYDIFGNVLLEEYETLYGAFESAVAYPEEFLEEFTGDWTDTFMEVATENVAPPKVQIDGILEMSSPAPNGMELVKNALLAGLEAADDADAEITCVGCPKYRIVVTANEYKEAEEAMRKVSESAIKCLTSNGGTAVLKRESK
- a CDS encoding 30S ribosomal protein S27e — translated: MTGDFIRIKCPDCANEQITFRKASTKVTCKVCGSVLVVPKGGVGEIKGEVLEVVG
- a CDS encoding 50S ribosomal protein L44e; its protein translation is MKMPRNIKRYCPYCKAHTTQEVERVKKKKASELKWGQRRFRRVTAGYGGFPRPKPEGREKPTKRINLRYRCTTCKKANISPCIRAKKFELTE
- the rpiA gene encoding ribose-5-phosphate isomerase RpiA, which encodes MDQPLENKRNSADVKKVVAEAAVERFVRDGMAVGLGTGTTANFAILKIAELVDEGMDLTCVATSVQSERLAKSCGINVCELDEVGSLDITIDGADEIDHDMQLIKGLGGALLREKIVAAATAKEIIVAGESKVVDKLGTLVPLPVEVVPFGHMHTAKALKQLGCVPVLRMAEEGIPFATDSGNYIYDCKFPGIDMAFRTESKINNIPGVVENGLFLNTAYEVLVCDGSFNITALSEEAIRRRGNEIRLL
- a CDS encoding diphthine--ammonia ligase gives rise to the protein MRLASLYSGGKDSTFSMYLAEQMGHEVPCLVSVMPKGDDSWIFHVPNLKLIPLMAEAMGKMMVTASSDGTEEGDMEGLRRALDGLDVDGVVTGAVWSDYQWDRINLICGELGLKVFSPLWRKNQDLVMDEFLASGIRAIIVGCYAEGLGEEWLGREIDAEAVSELKKIRERTGISILGEGGEYESMAVDSPMHSLALSIDSAEKVWSSKGGTLKVREASLAPR
- the cadA gene encoding cadmium-translocating P-type ATPase, which gives rise to MSKRVFRIGGMTCAACVGRVESAIKSVPGVQSAEANIGSCTANVEYDGSPQTEAAIAKAVEAAGYAVVSDDRDEAAKEGKEALRKQFRDLVIAIVFAIPLSIIAMGPMLGLFEPFLDPLPYCILQGALCVPTLIAGRRFFRKGFPALLSAHPTMDSLIALGCAASVILASYNTYLVSTGNMHAMHSVCFDSASMIIALVSIGKYVEARSRYQTEDSVRSLLSTAPDTACVIRDGKEFNIKTSELVPGDIMLVRPGERIPTDGTVISGTSSANESMLTGESMPVDKGPGDFVYGATVNGGGSLQVKAEKTGEDTAIFQIARMIEMARSTKAPVANLADRVAAVFVPTVICIAIAAFAAWMLAGKGAQFSLTVAISVLVISCPCALGLATPLAMVVGTWKGSEHGILFKTATAVESSSKVDTIVLDKTGTCTLGTPAISEIRAEGDENKFVGLIAAAESDSEHPLGKAICAFAKDKGVELPPHEGFKSLSGSGIECVCDGKNVLIGNRSLMEERGIEIPGGHQERAGMTCVMAAADGKFLGSALISDPIRPESPDAIRSLKEDGVNVIMATGDGVSAAEAISSELGIDEVRHGMKPGDKLKLVKDLQIAQKRVAMVGDGINDAPALSQADVGIAVGAGTDVAMESGDIVLMNSDLRSVPAALETGKAVMKTVKENLIFAFGYNAVCIPIAAGLPVLFGYDGLTDQMPMLSAAAMSLSSISVVTNTLRLRRFKPKALSGRQRGFSYL
- a CDS encoding heavy-metal-associated domain-containing protein yields the protein MAKTTLKIEGMMCEGCVSNVTKALESTEGVESAAVDLKKGTATVMHSGVPDEKLIGAVVDAGFRASVKKGLFS
- a CDS encoding DUF559 domain-containing protein, whose amino-acid sequence is MSRFGYEMIGGIRIWLLTPEAVSEMLPLRIGLFDLAIFDEASQMRMERGIPSLYRAKKAAVAGDPKQLRPSSVGTGRYKAEEDGEGSLLDAARPRFPSFLLGFHYRSKYAELIEFSNRAFYGGKLMVAPNVREPESPAIEVRVTDGIWENRRNEKEARVAVEALREFLAERRNGETVGIITFNSFQRDLVADILDDACASDLEFGRAVAKEMRRTEGGEDVGLFVKNVESVQGDERDVIIFSCGYGRNREGRFLQRFGWLSAKGGENRLNVAITRAKEKLILIRSFDPGDIRSDGTLGGPEIFKRYVRYADAVSSGNREEAERILDSFACADESESEAIEPALDILESRLKAAGLDVERNVGIGSHRIGLAIREDGNRILGVELDRTLYASDPDPRSRDCLRRRYLNSRGWNVMRVWTPLIWRDPDGIADAIIDASGFSKEPMKS